One stretch of Streptomyces agglomeratus DNA includes these proteins:
- a CDS encoding aKG-HExxH-type peptide beta-hydroxylase: MTPIPAAVFGRLARTRPAPAATAALKAGLHARRLLLLKSLLVRLDRQPAPVDPAVRERFARHWRLLEHAELRDPAEVRAVVDYPLTGAWLAESLTAPAGPLLDRHLAHFGSIAVTAALRAGCDLRLTLDAPGGRLPLPGLGSLRCPAHRATLHARGRCVRITGGGRTFALLRRGTGGRAGLLGGGPGWSGLRTLPGTTAVLDDLHPYRVPPRIPGSSAPPVAERDGVSHDFWAHLWRRSLELIDTTDPGRAAEILAVQRVVVPLAPAAPRRGEDQPASATLRAAPGGLLASPPAGPHEFAEVLVHETHHTKLAALHERVPLYRPGGEDLHPVGWRPDPRPVSGVLQGAYAHLALTDLWRRAATGAGSPPAWRRRAAHQFELHRGHVAEALSVLLESDELTVEGREFAGEMREHHASLGATQRICG, from the coding sequence ATGACCCCGATCCCCGCCGCCGTGTTCGGCCGGCTGGCCCGCACCCGGCCCGCCCCGGCCGCCACCGCCGCACTGAAGGCCGGTCTGCACGCCCGCCGGCTCCTGCTGCTCAAGTCGTTGCTGGTACGCCTCGACCGGCAGCCGGCCCCCGTCGACCCGGCGGTACGGGAACGCTTCGCCAGGCACTGGCGGCTGCTGGAGCACGCGGAACTGCGCGACCCCGCCGAGGTCCGCGCGGTCGTCGACTACCCGCTGACCGGCGCCTGGCTGGCCGAGTCCCTCACGGCACCCGCGGGCCCCCTGCTGGACCGGCACCTCGCACACTTCGGCTCCATAGCCGTCACCGCGGCTCTGCGCGCCGGCTGCGACCTGCGCCTGACCCTCGACGCACCCGGCGGGCGGCTCCCCCTGCCCGGCCTGGGCTCCCTGCGCTGCCCCGCCCACCGGGCGACCCTGCACGCCCGCGGCAGGTGCGTACGCATCACCGGAGGCGGTCGTACGTTCGCCCTGCTGCGGCGGGGCACCGGTGGCCGCGCCGGACTCCTGGGCGGCGGACCCGGCTGGTCGGGCCTGCGCACCCTGCCCGGCACCACCGCCGTCCTCGACGACCTGCACCCGTACCGGGTCCCGCCCCGGATCCCGGGCAGCTCCGCCCCGCCCGTGGCCGAACGGGACGGTGTCAGCCACGACTTCTGGGCGCACCTCTGGCGGCGTTCCCTCGAACTGATCGACACGACGGACCCGGGGCGGGCCGCCGAGATACTGGCCGTGCAGCGCGTCGTCGTGCCGCTGGCTCCGGCGGCGCCGCGGCGCGGCGAGGACCAGCCGGCGAGCGCCACACTCCGGGCGGCGCCCGGCGGCCTGCTGGCCTCTCCGCCGGCCGGGCCCCACGAGTTCGCCGAGGTGCTCGTTCACGAGACCCATCACACGAAGCTCGCCGCCCTCCACGAACGCGTACCGCTGTACCGGCCGGGCGGGGAGGACCTGCACCCGGTCGGCTGGCGCCCCGACCCGCGTCCCGTGTCGGGCGTACTCCAGGGCGCGTACGCGCATCTGGCGCTCACGGACCTGTGGCGGCGGGCCGCGACCGGGGCCGGCTCCCCGCCCGCCTGGCGGCGGCGGGCCGCGCACCAGTTCGAGCTGCATCGCGGACACGTCGCGGAAGCCTTGTCCGTACTGCTGGAATCCGATGAACTGACCGTAGAGGGCCGGGAGTTCGCCGGTGAGATGCGAGAGCACCACGCGAGCCTCGGAGCGACTCAGCGGATCTGTGGGTAA
- a CDS encoding SAV_2336 N-terminal domain-related protein, producing the protein MDLGELVGRLRSGGLDPTAEEVADAVWLAQWLPSDRTPTGASGDPREPGEDTGGGRSGREGRTTAPPGRPGAGTGADDPGPSPASGPVSLYAPGGGGGDGPGGPRAAAGAARPGFPVRAPAAAALPGLLGLQRALRPLRHYTTTAARPAAGGRLDEDATAERSAMTGVLCPVLRPSERRSVDIQLLMDAGPAMAVWERMVEELRQACQQSGVFRDVQVHQLYDAGDGGAPLIGTTTGPGGHTRLRPADQFHDPTGRRLTLVVSDCVGPLWQQGRAQRLIHQWPRSSPLAVVQPLPPRLWARTALPAEPGLLVRAAGSGGRTAFVPDEEPWEPLEATARPVPVLPPTPEAFGSWARLLSDHGGSTVRGWAAWTDAHGPADVLAQELAPPAAEPAPEPGRSADELLRAFRANASRGGVRLAVHLAAAPLTLPVMQLVQRAMLPDTGPMELAEVLLGGLLRQLPGTEPGSGTPCYVYADGVQELLLNSLGQDAAALVLKHCSSYVERHFGKGARNFSALAAARLSELGAATDPGLPWGPGADGGAGEDEGTGAEPELFAEIPARVLRFYLPDLITPVPLAEAERLLGQWRSQADPSLLRRARERAEAALRAGGPAPGGPGPDRAPDHGTGAARAGLVLGRVLLAEAGAPAVRGSERGRELLLRAARTLAEARDRAPDGSPARADACLELAAAHHALWRETRDDQHLAAGLDALAGDPGLWLAASRRTLRLRRGRLLLALHRAEEAVRELRSGCDMLDAEDAPDSLRCPALLDLAEALRAADAPHAGIAEVLARAARAAGEDPALRLRCLTAQARLHDAAGDPASADRAYESASGLAPPDSTRRCELLTEWGESLLRRAAAEPDTAGEDTVGRAESVLREALAGMPARSASRSRLHLLLGSALALRFQRVGFLPDLYEGRHLLEEAAKRLTDTGVRAEAWLVVGRARLELARVSAATLLSDALQAYESAQRDADGAHGTRPGSRTAARAVYAQGCVLELMGRTGAARRSFERAHERWQRLISSLVEVDWAEAAAPRERIERLTERRRGAGARADDQSPEEADRRRPAPPWWPFTGAKAG; encoded by the coding sequence ATGGACCTGGGGGAACTTGTCGGCAGGCTGAGGAGCGGCGGCCTCGACCCCACGGCCGAGGAGGTCGCGGACGCCGTCTGGCTGGCTCAGTGGCTTCCGTCGGACCGTACGCCGACGGGCGCCTCCGGCGACCCCCGGGAGCCGGGCGAGGACACCGGCGGCGGCCGGTCCGGCCGGGAGGGCCGGACGACCGCACCGCCCGGCCGTCCCGGCGCCGGCACCGGCGCGGACGACCCCGGCCCGTCCCCGGCGTCCGGTCCCGTGTCGCTCTACGCACCCGGCGGCGGGGGCGGCGACGGCCCCGGTGGCCCCCGGGCCGCGGCCGGGGCCGCCCGGCCGGGCTTCCCGGTACGCGCCCCCGCGGCCGCCGCGCTGCCCGGGCTGCTCGGCCTGCAACGCGCCCTGCGGCCCCTGCGCCACTACACGACCACCGCGGCCCGGCCGGCGGCCGGCGGGCGCCTCGACGAGGACGCCACGGCCGAACGCAGCGCCATGACCGGCGTGCTGTGCCCCGTGCTGCGCCCCTCCGAACGCCGCAGCGTGGACATCCAGCTGCTCATGGACGCCGGGCCCGCGATGGCCGTCTGGGAGCGGATGGTCGAGGAACTGCGGCAGGCGTGCCAGCAGTCCGGGGTCTTCCGCGACGTACAGGTCCATCAGCTGTACGACGCCGGGGACGGCGGCGCGCCCCTCATCGGCACCACGACCGGCCCCGGCGGGCATACCCGGCTGCGCCCCGCCGACCAGTTCCACGACCCGACGGGCCGCAGGCTCACCCTCGTCGTCAGCGACTGCGTCGGCCCGCTGTGGCAGCAGGGCCGGGCGCAGCGGCTCATCCACCAGTGGCCGCGCAGCTCCCCGCTGGCCGTCGTCCAGCCGCTGCCGCCCCGCCTGTGGGCCCGTACGGCGCTGCCCGCCGAACCGGGGCTGCTGGTGCGGGCGGCGGGTTCCGGCGGCCGTACGGCCTTCGTCCCCGACGAGGAACCGTGGGAGCCGCTGGAGGCCACGGCCAGGCCCGTGCCCGTACTGCCGCCCACGCCCGAGGCGTTCGGCTCGTGGGCGCGGCTGCTGTCCGACCACGGCGGCAGTACGGTGCGTGGCTGGGCGGCCTGGACCGACGCCCACGGGCCGGCGGACGTCCTCGCCCAGGAACTCGCCCCGCCCGCCGCGGAGCCCGCTCCCGAGCCCGGCCGCAGCGCCGACGAACTGCTGCGCGCCTTCCGGGCCAACGCCTCACGCGGCGGTGTCCGGCTCGCCGTCCACCTCGCGGCCGCGCCCCTGACCCTGCCCGTGATGCAGCTCGTGCAGCGGGCGATGCTGCCCGACACCGGCCCGATGGAACTCGCCGAAGTGCTGCTCGGCGGGCTGCTCAGGCAGCTGCCCGGAACGGAACCGGGATCGGGGACGCCCTGCTACGTGTACGCGGACGGGGTGCAGGAGCTGCTGCTGAACTCGCTGGGGCAGGACGCCGCCGCCCTCGTGCTCAAGCACTGCTCTTCGTACGTCGAGCGGCACTTCGGCAAGGGGGCCCGCAACTTCTCGGCGCTGGCCGCGGCCAGGCTCTCCGAGCTCGGCGCCGCCACGGACCCCGGACTTCCCTGGGGGCCGGGCGCGGACGGGGGCGCGGGGGAGGACGAGGGAACCGGCGCCGAGCCCGAGCTGTTCGCCGAGATCCCCGCCCGGGTGCTGCGCTTCTACCTGCCCGACCTCATCACCCCCGTACCGCTGGCCGAGGCCGAGCGCCTCCTGGGCCAGTGGCGCTCCCAGGCCGACCCCTCGCTGCTCCGCCGCGCCCGCGAACGCGCCGAGGCGGCGCTGCGGGCCGGTGGCCCGGCCCCCGGCGGCCCCGGACCGGACAGGGCGCCCGACCACGGGACCGGCGCGGCGCGGGCCGGGCTGGTGCTGGGCCGGGTGCTGCTCGCGGAGGCGGGGGCTCCGGCTGTGCGCGGCTCGGAGCGCGGCCGTGAACTGCTGCTGCGCGCGGCCCGTACCCTCGCCGAGGCCCGCGACCGCGCGCCGGATGGCAGCCCGGCCCGTGCCGACGCCTGCCTGGAACTCGCCGCCGCGCACCACGCCCTGTGGCGCGAGACGCGCGACGACCAGCACCTCGCCGCGGGCCTGGACGCGCTCGCGGGAGACCCCGGCCTCTGGCTGGCCGCGTCCCGCCGGACGCTGCGGCTGCGCCGGGGGCGGCTGCTGCTCGCCCTGCACCGGGCCGAAGAGGCCGTACGTGAACTCCGTTCGGGGTGCGACATGCTGGACGCCGAAGACGCCCCCGACAGCCTCCGCTGCCCCGCCCTCCTCGACCTCGCCGAGGCCCTGCGCGCCGCGGACGCCCCGCACGCCGGCATCGCCGAGGTCCTGGCCCGCGCCGCGCGGGCCGCCGGCGAGGACCCGGCGCTGCGGCTGCGCTGCCTGACCGCCCAGGCCCGGCTGCACGACGCGGCGGGCGACCCCGCGTCAGCCGACCGTGCGTACGAGAGTGCCTCCGGCCTCGCACCGCCCGACAGCACCCGGCGCTGCGAACTCCTCACCGAATGGGGCGAGTCGCTGCTGCGCCGCGCCGCCGCCGAACCGGACACGGCCGGCGAGGACACCGTGGGCCGGGCGGAAAGCGTCCTGCGCGAGGCGCTCGCCGGGATGCCCGCCCGCTCCGCGTCCCGCAGCAGGCTGCACCTGCTGCTCGGCAGCGCGCTGGCGCTCCGCTTCCAGCGGGTCGGTTTCCTGCCGGACCTGTACGAGGGCCGCCACCTGCTGGAGGAGGCCGCGAAGCGGCTGACGGACACCGGCGTACGGGCCGAGGCGTGGCTGGTGGTCGGCCGCGCGCGGCTGGAACTCGCCCGCGTATCGGCCGCGACGCTTCTGTCGGACGCCCTCCAGGCGTACGAGAGCGCTCAGCGCGACGCCGACGGTGCGCACGGGACCCGGCCGGGCTCCCGGACAGCGGCACGGGCCGTGTACGCGCAGGGCTGTGTGCTGGAACTCATGGGCCGTACCGGGGCCGCCCGCAGGTCGTTCGAGCGTGCGCACGAGCGGTGGCAGCGGTTGATCTCCTCCCTGGTCGAGGTGGACTGGGCGGAGGCCGCGGCGCCGCGAGAGCGGATCGAGCGGCTGACGGAGCGGCGCCGGGGAGCCGGAGCCCGGGCTGACGATCAGAGTCCGGAGGAGGCGGACCGGCGCCGCCCGGCGCCCCCCTGGTGGCCGTTCACCGGGGCGAAGGCCGGTTGA